In one Candidatus Absconditicoccus praedator genomic region, the following are encoded:
- a CDS encoding S8 family serine peptidase: MSNLLQSLGKYSIVSLLIFFISFNLSFANTVDSGAKENSSDLSFVEGEILIKYKDVSGTDSTMSTSDPFEASGYQIDNQERILDNMNIEKIEYSIDGMETFSTQDEDEIKSRKKEIIKELEKNPDIEYAQPNFIYGTQGFIDDIGDYEKLRGHKNMNWEEGFQIFSGAGSKEKITVGVLDTGIYYEHDEFEGQMIEGYGKDFVDNDEPIDRHFHGSHVAGTIGANLNNNIVGINPNIKLSALKVLSDQGWGTTDDIVAGIEYATEEGYDILNASLGGSRWCEFRGWEDQLYYESIKDFGDSGGIFIASAGNNSADLDQDHNFYVPASFSTNFECGGVEREGLDNMITVASSGIEEDGGLEEDRLSNFSNYGTKTVQIAAPGYSVYSAADENSYTYANGTSMAAPHVAGLASLIMAYSPDSDYEQVIEAIKDGSRQVDTDVGDETIWGSIADVKGTLVSVTEYDNDVELELFEDNQETEITDSTYSTGVYFEWNESDMNPEVLSGYVLSGSSDEGENINKSTTNTGISLDSIERGEYNFALYQEKIDGEKGGKSKIENVVFEEEDGDKDVESIEITTQPKTEYVKGDELDLSDMKIKLTFDSGETTTIGNYKEYKNAIENSYDYNGWDDGGVDKDEFNVIEADPSNYRDKTDDLEPGDWLALEEGTYTDGLYPDDLSGTKEEPIVISGPEDGGEAVFESRGRANTIEFGNSHNLVIRNLRLDGSTNDVGMGIRARNDSYTSNITLENLYIHDYDSHGQTAIDTSNDAVAVGWIIRNVEVDGASTGMYFGCASGEDGAFIGGIIEDSVFKDTNGYNVQVKHQNHRDFDYDMPEGPHQTIVRNNTFKYAGQGSYRPNLLLGHFPEDGEGSEDRYLVYGNTFYENESGHRNVQTDSTAAFYNNIFANNNGGGIFVTDHNNNPKDLHVFRNTFFTDSTAIDINDVNTDYEQLVKGNAVFADNPYSLHGNVVEENNFSADYDEADEYLEDPNAGDISGLNLRPIDDSLDKQEIDYGIDFDLPDFDIDAGGNYRSQPTYGAYSTETTGETMIVSYDNEDLDNDPEHGEELGLDDNGRTITVTHIPSGETVETDELTVKEDSVESIEITTEPELEYIEGEELDLSNMKIELTWETGETMIVNYDNEDLDNDPEHGEELGLDDNGRTITVTHIPSGETVETDELTVVESESGDLATLEYEYGDYNLLTYNPESFDNIEDVTREWGCRGNNLQANDLEDGKSNTMNIVGNCSAFRGGSGPDYIAADYCENLEIESNGTVYDNWYLPSFEEMRTIVDSGKEIGLKDENYWTSTESGTFNSRTYGDGSQGFWNTRSYKQSQENVRCVHRHYGEKYNVQLQEINQTEGVQINLKYSELETDQDGQIEVDLAKGEFDFIASKSGYEDYEGSFEVTSDNKTVEFELEKKSVFQIFEYEYGDYNLLTYNPESFDNIEDVTREWGCRGNNLQANDLEDGKSNTMNIVGNCSAFRGGSGPDYIAADYCENLEIESNGTVYDNWYLPSFEEMRTIVDSGKEIGLKDENYWTSTESGTFNSRTYGDGSQGFWNTRSYKQSQENVRCVHQN; encoded by the coding sequence ATGAGTAATCTATTACAGTCATTAGGAAAATATAGTATAGTAAGTTTATTAATATTTTTTATTTCTTTTAATTTATCTTTTGCTAATACAGTGGATTCCTGAGCGAAAGAAAACAGTTCAGATTTGTCTTTTGTAGAATGAGAGATACTGATTAAATACAAAGATGTTTCTTGAACTGATTCTACAATGTCGACTTCTGATCCTTTTGAGGCTAGTTGATACCAAATTGATAATCAAGAAAGGATTTTAGACAATATGAATATAGAAAAGATAGAATATAGTATTGATGGAATGGAAACTTTTTCTACCCAAGATGAAGATGAAATAAAATCTAGAAAAAAAGAGATTATTAAAGAACTTGAAAAAAATCCAGATATTGAGTATGCACAACCTAATTTTATTTATGGAACTCAGTGATTTATAGATGATATAGGTGATTATGAAAAATTACGATGACACAAAAATATGAACTGGGAAGAGGGTTTTCAGATTTTTTCAGGGGCTGGTAGTAAAGAAAAAATAACAGTTTGAGTATTGGATACTGGTATATATTATGAACATGATGAGTTTGAATGACAGATGATAGAAGGTTATTGAAAAGATTTTGTTGATAATGATGAACCAATTGATAGACATTTCCATTGAAGTCATGTAGCAGGAACAATAGGTGCAAATTTGAATAATAATATTGTTTGAATTAATCCTAATATAAAACTTTCTGCTTTGAAAGTCTTAAGTGATCAGTGATGGGGTACTACTGATGACATAGTAGCTTGAATTGAGTATGCTACAGAAGAAGGATATGATATATTAAATGCTAGTTTGGGAGGAAGTAGATGGTGTGAGTTTAGATGATGGGAAGATCAATTATATTATGAGTCAATAAAAGATTTTTGAGACAGTTGATGAATTTTTATTGCATCTGCTTGAAATAATTCAGCTGATCTAGATCAGGATCATAACTTTTATGTACCAGCTAGTTTTTCAACTAATTTTGAGTGCGGCTGAGTAGAAAGAGAAGGATTAGATAATATGATAACAGTAGCTTCTTCTTGAATAGAAGAAGATGGATGATTAGAAGAAGATAGACTTTCTAATTTTTCAAACTATGGAACTAAAACAGTCCAAATAGCTGCTCCGGGTTACTCTGTATATTCAGCTGCAGACGAGAATTCTTATACTTATGCTAATTGAACTTCTATGGCAGCACCTCATGTAGCATGATTAGCATCCTTAATTATGGCTTATTCTCCAGATAGTGATTATGAACAAGTAATAGAAGCTATCAAAGACTGAAGTAGACAAGTAGATACTGATGTAGGTGATGAAACTATATGGGGATCTATTGCTGATGTTAAATGAACTTTGGTTTCTGTTACTGAATATGATAATGATGTTGAGTTAGAACTTTTTGAGGATAACCAAGAAACAGAAATTACTGATAGCACATATTCAACAGGAGTATATTTTGAGTGGAATGAGTCAGATATGAATCCAGAAGTTTTGAGCGGTTATGTACTTTCTGGGTCTTCAGATGAATGAGAAAATATAAACAAATCAACTACCAATACTTGAATAAGTTTGGATAGTATTGAAAGATGAGAGTATAATTTTGCTTTGTATCAAGAGAAAATTGATTGAGAAAAATGAGGCAAGAGCAAGATAGAAAATGTAGTATTTGAAGAAGAAGATGGAGATAAAGATGTAGAAAGTATAGAGATAACAACTCAACCAAAAACAGAATATGTAAAATGAGATGAGTTAGATTTAAGTGATATGAAAATAAAACTAACATTTGATTCATGAGAAACAACTACTATATGAAATTATAAAGAATACAAAAATGCTATAGAAAATTCTTATGATTATAACTGATGGGATGATGGAGGAGTAGACAAAGATGAATTTAATGTAATAGAAGCTGATCCATCAAACTATAGAGATAAAACAGATGATTTGGAACCTGGTGATTGGTTGGCATTAGAAGAATGAACCTATACCGATGGTCTTTATCCAGATGATCTTAGTGGAACTAAAGAGGAACCTATAGTAATTTCTGGTCCAGAAGATTGATGAGAGGCTGTTTTTGAAAGTCGAGGACGAGCTAATACCATAGAATTTGGTAACTCTCATAATCTTGTAATTCGTAATCTAAGATTAGATGGTTCTACAAACGATGTGGGTATGGGAATTAGAGCAAGAAATGATTCTTATACTTCTAATATTACTTTGGAAAATCTTTATATCCATGATTATGATTCTCATGGTCAAACAGCAATTGATACTTCAAATGATGCAGTAGCAGTAGGCTGGATAATTAGGAATGTGGAAGTTGATGGAGCAAGTACAGGTATGTATTTTGGTTGTGCATCATGAGAAGACTGAGCTTTTATAGGATGAATTATAGAAGATAGTGTCTTCAAAGATACGAACGGATATAATGTTCAAGTAAAGCATCAAAATCACAGAGATTTTGATTACGATATGCCAGAAGGTCCACACCAAACTATAGTAAGAAACAATACTTTCAAATATGCAGGTCAAGGTAGTTATAGACCAAATCTTTTATTGGGTCATTTCCCAGAAGATTGAGAAGGTAGTGAAGATAGATATTTAGTATATGGAAATACTTTTTATGAAAACGAGTCAGGACATAGAAATGTACAAACAGATTCTACAGCAGCATTTTATAATAATATATTTGCAAATAATAATGGATGATGAATATTTGTAACAGATCACAATAATAATCCAAAAGATCTTCATGTATTTAGGAATACTTTTTTTACTGATAGTACAGCTATAGATATTAACGATGTAAATACTGATTACGAACAATTAGTGAAAGGTAATGCAGTTTTTGCAGACAACCCATATAGTCTTCATGGAAATGTGGTAGAAGAAAATAATTTTTCTGCTGATTATGATGAAGCAGATGAGTATTTGGAAGATCCAAATGCAGGAGATATTAGCTGACTTAATTTAAGACCAATTGATGATTCTTTGGATAAACAAGAGATAGATTATGGCATAGATTTTGATTTACCTGATTTTGATATAGATGCAGGTTGAAATTATAGATCTCAACCAACATACTGAGCTTATTCAACTGAAACAACATGAGAGACAATGATAGTAAGTTACGATAATGAAGATTTGGATAATGATCCAGAACATGGAGAGGAATTATGATTGGATGATAACTGAAGAACTATAACTGTAACACATATACCATCGTGAGAAACAGTAGAAACAGATGAATTAACAGTGAAAGAAGACAGTGTAGAAAGTATAGAAATAACAACAGAACCAGAGTTAGAATATATAGAATGAGAAGAATTGGATTTAAGTAATATGAAAATAGAACTAACTTGGGAAACATGAGAGACAATGATAGTAAATTACGATAATGAAGATTTGGATAATGATCCAGAACATGGAGAGGAATTATGATTGGATGATAACTGAAGAACTATAACTGTAACACATATACCATCGTGAGAAACAGTAGAAACAGATGAATTAACAGTAGTAGAAAGTGAAAGTGGTGATTTGGCTACTCTAGAATATGAATATGGAGATTATAATTTATTAACATATAATCCAGAAAGTTTTGATAATATAGAAGATGTAACAAGAGAATGGGGGTGTAGAGGTAACAATCTACAAGCAAATGATTTAGAGGATGGAAAATCCAATACTATGAATATTGTATGAAATTGTTCAGCATTTAGAGGAGGAAGTGGTCCAGATTATATAGCAGCAGATTATTGTGAGAATTTGGAGATAGAATCAAATTGAACAGTTTATGATAACTGGTATTTACCTTCATTTGAGGAAATGAGAACTATAGTAGATAGCGGTAAAGAAATATGATTAAAAGATGAAAATTATTGGACATCTACAGAATCAGGAACATTCAACTCAAGAACTTATGGAGATGGTAGTCAAGGTTTTTGGAATACTAGAAGTTATAAACAATCTCAGGAAAATGTACGTTGTGTACATAGACACTACTGAGAAAAATATAATGTACAACTTCAAGAGATTAATCAAACTGAATGAGTACAGATAAATCTGAAATATAGTGAACTAGAAACAGACCAAGATTGACAAATAGAAGTTGATTTGGCAAAATGAGAATTTGACTTTATTGCAAGTAAATCATGATATGAAGACTATGAATGAAGTTTTGAAGTCACATCAGATAATAAAACAGTAGAATTTGAGTTAGAAAAAAAATCTGTATTTCAAATATTTGAATATGAATATGGAGATTATAATTTATTAACATATAATCCAGAAAGTTTTGATAATATAGAAGATGTAACAAGAGAATGGGGGTGTAGAGGTAACAATCTACAAGCAAATGATTTAGAGGATGGAAAATCCAATACTATGAATATTGTATGAAATTGTTCAGCATTTAGAGGAGGAAGTGGTCCAGATTATATAGCAGCAGATTATTGTGAGAATTTGGAGATAGAATCAAATTGAACAGTTTATGATAACTGGTATTTACCTTCATTTGAGGAAATGAGAACTATAGTAGATAGCGGTAAAGAAATATGATTAAAAGATGAAAATTATTGGACATCTACAGAATCAGGAACATTCAACTCAAGAACTTATGGAGATGGTAGTCAAGGTTTTTGGAATACTAGAAGTTATAAACAATCTCAGGAAAATGTACGTTGTGTACATCAAAACTAA